From the Sphingomonas suaedae genome, one window contains:
- a CDS encoding lysozyme inhibitor LprI family protein, translating to MILLAMIVLQTWTPPHCSDRATTGLARCARRDFVAAEELMVRELDRAIVRVRDCKPVNSTRCYNRPRALAVIRAEQNAWKAWRDAHCDVMAFSLEGTSAEGQVRDDCKTKLTVERINVVKKIGRS from the coding sequence GTGATCCTGCTCGCGATGATCGTGTTGCAAACATGGACACCGCCTCATTGCAGTGACCGAGCAACGACCGGCTTGGCGCGATGCGCAAGGCGCGATTTTGTGGCCGCGGAAGAACTGATGGTGCGCGAACTTGATCGAGCCATTGTCCGCGTTCGTGACTGCAAGCCGGTCAACTCGACGCGCTGCTACAATCGCCCACGTGCTCTCGCCGTCATTCGTGCCGAGCAAAATGCTTGGAAGGCGTGGCGGGATGCGCATTGCGACGTGATGGCCTTCAGTCTCGAGGGCACCTCGGCGGAAGGGCAGGTTCGCGACGACTGCAAGACCAAACTAACCGTAGAGCGTATCAACGTCGTCAAGAAGATAGGCCGTTCCTGA
- the mce gene encoding methylmalonyl-CoA epimerase: MKLGRLNHIGVATPSIADSIAFYRDVMGAETVHMPFDLPDQGVKVCFVDTPNTQIELIEPLGEDSPIHGFLAKNPAGGQHHLCYEVPDIHEAKAWFEAKGARVLGEPRIGAHGTLIFFVHPRDMGGVLTEIMESPRDELH, from the coding sequence ATGAAACTCGGCCGCCTCAACCATATCGGCGTCGCGACGCCCAGCATCGCGGACAGCATCGCCTTCTATCGCGATGTGATGGGTGCGGAGACGGTGCATATGCCGTTCGACCTGCCCGATCAGGGGGTGAAGGTGTGCTTCGTCGATACCCCGAACACACAGATCGAGCTGATCGAGCCGCTGGGCGAGGACTCGCCGATCCACGGCTTTTTGGCGAAGAACCCGGCGGGGGGGCAGCATCATCTGTGCTACGAGGTGCCCGACATTCACGAAGCCAAGGCGTGGTTCGAGGCGAAGGGCGCGCGGGTGCTGGGCGAGCCGCGGATCGGGGCGCATGGGACGCTGATCTTCTTTGTCCATCCGCGCGACATGGGCGGGGTGCTGACCGAGATTATGGAGTCGCCGCGCGATGAACTGCATTGA
- a CDS encoding MFS transporter, with translation MNAMADANHDPELVASPLTSPLSVPIFRRVWLASMGSNFGGLIQSVGASWMMIQLGAPPQMVALVSASITLPIMLLALWAGAVADNLDRRKVMLAAQGFMLLVSLTLSVCAWAGVLTPWLLLGFTFLIGCGVAVNGPAWQASVGEMVPRAVLPQAVAYNSMGFNIARSLGPAIGGAIVAAAGAAAAFAINAVSYLGLIAVLARWRPAVPERVLPRERIGMAMAAGVRYVLLSPNILAVLLRAGLFGLSASAVTALMPLIARDLIGGGPLIYGLLLGGFGVGAVSGALLSGRLRQRMSNEALVRMASLGIALGAGVAAVSGSLFLTLPVLALAGAGWVLALSSFNVTVQLSTPRWVVGRALALYQMTAFGGMAGGSWLFGWLTDHHGVAVALLVAAGAQLLSALAGLLVPLPRIEEVDLDPRGTWHEPDTQVPVEARSGPVVVTIDYRIDPADIPSFLRVMSERRRIRERDGARGWSLLRDLADPMLWIERYHVPTWLDYVRHNQRRTNADTANSEGIAALHRGPEPPRVHRMIERSTGALPGIRLPSARELADPLTDPARSA, from the coding sequence ATGAACGCCATGGCCGACGCGAACCACGATCCTGAACTTGTCGCGTCGCCGCTCACTTCACCGCTCTCCGTCCCGATATTTCGCCGGGTGTGGCTGGCGAGCATGGGATCGAATTTCGGCGGGCTGATCCAGTCGGTCGGCGCATCGTGGATGATGATCCAGCTGGGCGCGCCGCCGCAGATGGTGGCGCTCGTCTCGGCATCGATCACGCTGCCGATCATGCTGCTGGCGCTGTGGGCCGGGGCGGTTGCGGACAATCTCGACCGGCGCAAGGTGATGCTGGCGGCGCAGGGCTTCATGCTGCTGGTGTCGCTGACGCTGTCGGTCTGTGCCTGGGCGGGGGTGCTGACGCCGTGGCTGCTGCTCGGTTTCACCTTCCTGATCGGGTGCGGGGTCGCGGTGAACGGGCCGGCCTGGCAGGCGTCGGTCGGCGAGATGGTGCCGCGCGCGGTGCTGCCCCAGGCGGTGGCGTATAACAGCATGGGGTTCAACATCGCCCGCAGCCTGGGCCCGGCGATCGGCGGCGCGATCGTCGCGGCGGCGGGCGCGGCGGCTGCGTTCGCGATCAATGCGGTGAGCTATCTGGGGCTGATCGCGGTGCTGGCGCGCTGGCGCCCGGCCGTTCCGGAACGCGTGCTGCCGCGCGAGCGGATCGGCATGGCGATGGCGGCGGGGGTGCGCTACGTGTTGCTCTCGCCCAATATTCTCGCGGTGCTGCTGCGCGCGGGGCTGTTCGGCCTGTCGGCGAGCGCGGTCACCGCACTGATGCCGCTGATCGCGCGCGACCTGATCGGGGGCGGGCCGCTGATCTATGGCCTGTTGCTGGGCGGGTTCGGCGTGGGCGCCGTGAGCGGTGCGCTGCTCAGCGGGCGGCTGCGCCAGCGGATGAGCAACGAGGCGCTGGTGCGGATGGCATCGCTCGGCATTGCGCTGGGTGCGGGCGTGGCGGCGGTGAGCGGATCGCTGTTCCTGACGCTGCCGGTGCTGGCGCTGGCCGGCGCCGGATGGGTGCTCGCGCTGTCGAGCTTCAACGTGACGGTGCAGCTGTCGACCCCGCGCTGGGTGGTCGGACGCGCGCTGGCGCTGTACCAGATGACGGCGTTCGGGGGCATGGCGGGGGGAAGCTGGCTGTTCGGCTGGCTGACCGATCATCATGGCGTCGCGGTCGCGCTGCTGGTCGCGGCGGGGGCGCAGCTGCTGAGCGCCCTTGCCGGCCTGCTGGTGCCGCTGCCGCGGATCGAGGAGGTCGATCTCGACCCGCGCGGGACGTGGCACGAGCCCGATACGCAGGTGCCGGTCGAGGCGCGCAGCGGGCCGGTGGTGGTGACGATCGACTATCGTATCGACCCTGCCGATATCCCGAGCTTCCTGCGCGTGATGAGCGAGCGGCGGCGGATCCGCGAGCGCGACGGGGCGCGCGGATGGTCGCTGCTGCGCGATCTGGCCGACCCGATGCTGTGGATCGAGCGCTATCATGTGCCGACCTGGCTGGATTATGTGCGGCACAATCAGCGGCGGACCAATGCCGATACCGCGAACAGCGAGGGGATTGCGGCGCTGCACCGCGGGCCGGAGCCGCCGCGCGTGCATCGCATGATCGAGCGGTCGACGGGGGCGCTGCCGGGCATTCGCCTGCCATCGGCGCGCGAGCTGGCGGATCCGCTGACCGATCCGGCGCGGTCGGCTTAG
- a CDS encoding winged helix-turn-helix transcriptional regulator has translation MGNGEWHNADPRVDALVYDLIGAVADKWTMIVLETLDERGEMRFTEISRAIPDISQKMLTQTLRRMERDGFVTRKVHAVVPPRVDYRLTPLGESLGEAFCGVWIWAEAHLDKVAKAREAFDGRA, from the coding sequence ATGGGGAATGGCGAGTGGCATAATGCGGACCCGCGCGTCGATGCTCTGGTCTATGACCTGATCGGTGCGGTCGCGGACAAATGGACGATGATCGTGCTGGAGACGCTCGACGAGCGCGGTGAGATGCGCTTCACCGAGATTTCCCGGGCGATACCCGATATCAGCCAGAAGATGCTGACCCAGACGCTGCGGCGGATGGAGCGCGACGGGTTCGTGACGCGCAAGGTTCACGCGGTGGTGCCGCCGCGGGTGGATTATCGGTTGACGCCGCTCGGCGAGAGCCTGGGCGAGGCGTTTTGCGGGGTGTGGATCTGGGCCGAGGCGCATCTGGACAAAGTGGCAAAGGCGCGGGAGGCGTTCGACGGGCGCGCGTGA
- a CDS encoding helix-turn-helix domain-containing protein, with protein sequence MHRRRIFAGSRVRDLRKRLALPQAAMATRLGVSVSYLSQIENEERPLTPPVLIALTREFPDHWRDVDSDDGTAELVRAIDAGTDSSIAADPLDEAAVQRGVEKHPALARRMVALHDAWRRSQAQLRVLDDKIESGTGSGGALPWEEVRDWFQAEGNYIDPIDRAAEALAENFDHPRAIEDRLRGWHGISIDEARDDDTRLSRFDADNRRLILASVISPESRAFLLAHRLALLEFRNEMHAVSADSGLTSPAARELLSLGLANYAAGALLMPYTRYRDAALDLRHDIDRLRQRFGASFEQACHRLSTLQRPGAQGIPFFFCRVDMAGNITKRHSATPLEFARFGGACPLWLVHEAVAIPDRILTQLAEMPDGARYVMMAKGLVKPSASYDRPPRRYAVALGCEEVHAPGFVYADALRPGGIATPIGTSCRICPRRDCDQRAFPPAAGELRIDPDERAPVPYRF encoded by the coding sequence ATGCACCGCCGCCGCATCTTCGCCGGTTCCCGCGTCCGCGACCTGCGCAAGCGCCTCGCTCTGCCCCAGGCGGCGATGGCGACCCGACTCGGCGTCTCGGTCAGCTATCTCTCGCAGATCGAGAATGAGGAGCGCCCGCTCACGCCCCCGGTGCTGATCGCGCTCACCCGCGAATTTCCCGATCACTGGCGCGATGTCGACAGCGACGACGGCACCGCCGAACTCGTCCGTGCGATCGACGCTGGGACGGACAGCAGCATCGCCGCCGACCCGCTCGACGAAGCCGCCGTGCAGCGCGGGGTGGAAAAGCATCCCGCCCTCGCCCGCCGCATGGTCGCGCTGCACGACGCCTGGCGGCGCAGCCAGGCGCAACTGCGCGTGCTCGACGACAAGATCGAAAGCGGCACCGGCAGCGGCGGCGCGCTGCCCTGGGAGGAAGTGCGCGACTGGTTTCAGGCGGAAGGCAATTATATCGACCCGATCGATCGCGCGGCCGAGGCGCTGGCCGAGAATTTCGACCACCCCCGCGCGATCGAGGACCGATTGCGCGGCTGGCACGGCATCTCGATCGATGAAGCGCGCGACGACGATACCCGCTTGTCGCGTTTCGATGCCGACAATCGCCGGCTGATCCTCGCCAGCGTCATCTCGCCCGAAAGCCGCGCCTTCCTCCTCGCCCACCGCCTCGCGCTGCTGGAATTCCGCAACGAGATGCACGCGGTAAGCGCCGATAGCGGCCTGACCTCCCCCGCCGCGCGCGAATTGCTCTCGCTCGGTCTCGCCAATTACGCCGCCGGGGCGCTGCTGATGCCATACACCCGCTATCGCGACGCCGCGCTTGACCTCCGCCACGATATCGACCGACTGCGCCAGCGCTTCGGCGCCAGCTTCGAACAGGCCTGTCACCGCCTCTCCACGCTTCAGCGCCCGGGCGCGCAGGGCATCCCCTTCTTCTTCTGCCGCGTCGACATGGCGGGCAACATCACCAAGCGGCATTCGGCCACCCCGCTCGAATTCGCGCGCTTCGGCGGTGCCTGCCCCCTGTGGCTGGTGCATGAGGCGGTGGCGATCCCCGACCGCATCCTCACCCAGCTCGCCGAAATGCCCGATGGCGCGCGCTATGTGATGATGGCCAAGGGGCTGGTGAAGCCGTCCGCCAGCTACGACCGCCCCCCGCGCCGCTACGCTGTCGCCCTGGGATGCGAGGAGGTCCATGCCCCCGGCTTCGTCTATGCCGATGCGCTGCGCCCCGGCGGCATCGCCACGCCGATCGGCACCAGCTGCCGCATCTGCCCCCGCCGCGACTGCGACCAGCGCGCCTTCCCGCCCGCCGCCGGAGAGCTGCGCATCGACCCCGACGAACGCGCGCCGGTGCCGTATCGATTCTAG
- the bioB gene encoding biotin synthase BioB, with the protein MTPRTDWTRDEIAALFDLPFPELLFQAASVHRAHFAADEVQLSTLLSIKTGGCPEDCGYCNQSTHAETGLKATKLMDVRAVLQAAAQAKDNGSSRFCMGAAWRNPKDRDMPAIVEMVRGVRQMGMETCMTLGMLTETQADMLAEAGLDYYNHNIDTSPERYGEVIRTRTFADRLETLNHVREAGINVCCGGIVGMGETRSDRVGFIHALATLPKHPESVPVNALVPVKGTVLGDMLHDTPLAKIDEIEFVRTIAVARITMPESMVRLSAGRESMSDETQALCFMAGANSIFTGDRLLTTGNAGDDKDAALFARLGMRAMQGEVKAELEAAE; encoded by the coding sequence ATGACTCCCCGTACCGACTGGACCCGCGACGAGATCGCCGCGCTGTTCGACCTGCCGTTTCCCGAGCTGCTGTTTCAGGCCGCCTCCGTCCATCGCGCACACTTCGCGGCGGATGAGGTGCAGCTGTCGACGCTGCTGAGCATCAAGACCGGCGGGTGCCCGGAGGATTGCGGTTATTGCAACCAGTCGACCCATGCCGAGACGGGGCTCAAGGCGACCAAGCTGATGGATGTCCGCGCGGTGCTGCAGGCGGCGGCGCAGGCGAAGGACAATGGCTCATCGCGCTTCTGCATGGGTGCCGCCTGGCGCAACCCCAAGGACCGCGACATGCCCGCCATCGTCGAGATGGTACGCGGGGTGCGCCAGATGGGGATGGAAACCTGCATGACTCTCGGGATGCTGACCGAGACGCAGGCCGACATGCTCGCCGAGGCGGGGCTCGACTATTACAACCACAATATCGACACCTCGCCCGAGCGCTATGGCGAGGTGATCAGGACGCGGACGTTCGCGGACCGGCTGGAGACGCTGAATCATGTGCGCGAGGCGGGGATCAACGTGTGCTGCGGCGGGATCGTCGGCATGGGCGAGACGCGCAGCGATCGGGTGGGCTTCATCCATGCGCTGGCGACGCTGCCCAAGCATCCCGAGAGCGTGCCGGTGAACGCGCTGGTGCCGGTCAAGGGTACGGTGCTGGGCGACATGCTGCACGACACGCCGCTGGCGAAGATCGACGAGATCGAGTTCGTCCGTACAATCGCGGTGGCGCGGATCACGATGCCGGAGTCGATGGTGCGCCTGTCCGCGGGGCGCGAGAGCATGAGCGACGAGACGCAGGCGCTCTGCTTCATGGCGGGGGCGAATTCGATCTTCACCGGCGACCGGCTGCTCACAACCGGCAATGCCGGCGACGACAAGGACGCCGCGCTGTTCGCGCGGCTGGGGATGCGGGCGATGCAGGGCGAGGTGAAGGCGGAGCTGGAGGCGGCGGAGTGA
- a CDS encoding enoyl-CoA hydratase-related protein: MTDDTVLYDLNNGVATIRLNRPDRLNAVTFDMLDLIRASLLRAVNEGARAVLLTGEGRAFCSGADLAGRMDRGPVDPAESLEFHYNPLAETLSKLPIPVVTAINGPVAGAGVGIALGGDIVVMAKSAYLLLAFSNIGLVPDCGATWLVAKSAGRAKALEMALLGEKMFADDAKDAGLVARVVEDDSLMAEAGKLAATLAAKPTIALGLIRAQIKAALNNTLSETLSVEAAHQRVAGKTEDFREGVMAFLGKRAPEFKGK; the protein is encoded by the coding sequence ATGACTGACGATACCGTCCTTTACGACCTCAACAACGGCGTCGCGACGATCCGGCTCAACCGGCCCGACCGGCTGAATGCGGTGACGTTCGACATGCTCGACCTGATCCGCGCGTCGTTGCTGCGCGCGGTGAACGAGGGCGCGCGGGCGGTGCTGCTGACTGGCGAGGGGCGGGCGTTCTGCTCCGGCGCGGACCTGGCGGGGCGGATGGATCGCGGGCCGGTCGATCCGGCCGAGAGCCTGGAATTTCACTATAACCCGCTCGCCGAGACGCTGTCCAAGCTGCCGATCCCGGTCGTCACCGCGATCAACGGGCCGGTGGCGGGCGCGGGCGTCGGCATCGCGCTGGGCGGGGATATCGTGGTGATGGCGAAGAGCGCCTATCTGCTGCTCGCGTTCAGCAATATCGGGCTGGTGCCCGACTGCGGCGCGACCTGGCTGGTTGCCAAGTCCGCGGGGCGGGCCAAGGCGCTGGAGATGGCGCTGCTGGGCGAGAAGATGTTCGCCGATGACGCCAAGGATGCGGGGCTGGTCGCGCGCGTGGTCGAGGACGATTCGCTGATGGCCGAGGCGGGGAAGCTCGCCGCGACGCTCGCCGCCAAGCCGACGATCGCGCTGGGGCTGATCCGAGCGCAGATCAAGGCAGCGCTCAACAATACGCTGTCGGAGACGTTGAGCGTCGAGGCGGCGCATCAGCGGGTCGCGGGCAAGACCGAGGATTTTCGCGAAGGCGTCATGGCGTTCCTCGGCAAGCGCGCGCCGGAGTTCAAGGGTAAGTGA
- the scpA gene encoding methylmalonyl-CoA mutase: MTDKPTLDAWKALADKEVKGRDLTWRTPEGIDVKPLYTAEDVTADPGLPGLAPYTRGVKASMYAGRPWTIRQYAGFSTAEESNAFYRRNLAAGQKGLSVAFDLATHRGYDSDHPRVTGDVGKAGVAIDSVEDMKILFDGIPLDQMSVSMTMNGAVIPILAFFIVAGEEQGVDKSLLDGTIQNDILKEFMVRNTYIYPPEPSMRVISDIFAYTSANMPKFNSISISGYHMQEAGATQVQELAFTIADGMEYVKYGVASGLDIDKFAGRLSFFFAIGMNFFMEVAKLRAARVLWHRVMTQLGAKDARSKMLRTHCQTSGVSLTEQDPYNNVIRTTIEAMAAMLGGTQSLHTNALDEAIALPTDFSARIARNTQLVIQEETGMTNVVDPLGGSYYVEALTQELVDKAWEIIERVEAEGGMAKAVAAGWPKAMIEEASVATAARIDRGEQVIVGVNKYRKAEEDPIDILDVDNHAVREAQVARIAKVKASRDEVACRAALDALREGARGDGNLLELAVEAARHRATLGEISLAMEDVFGRHGTVPTPVKGIYGGAHDTDARWAQLREGVAATERRLGRKPRMMVAKMGQDGHDRGANLVSSVFGDLGFDVVPGPLFQTPQEAAELAVAEDVDIVGASSLAAGHKTLIPQMIGHLKDAGRPDIKVIAGGVIPAQDYQFLRDAGVQAIFGPGTNLVKAAEEVLTLLGHNMPPQEEAAE; the protein is encoded by the coding sequence ATGACCGACAAGCCCACCCTCGACGCTTGGAAGGCGCTGGCCGACAAGGAAGTGAAGGGCCGCGACCTGACCTGGCGCACGCCGGAGGGGATTGACGTCAAGCCGCTGTACACGGCGGAGGATGTCACCGCCGATCCGGGCCTGCCGGGGCTGGCGCCCTATACGCGTGGGGTGAAGGCGTCGATGTATGCCGGTCGGCCCTGGACGATCCGGCAATATGCGGGCTTTTCGACCGCGGAGGAATCCAACGCATTCTATCGCCGCAACCTCGCGGCGGGGCAGAAGGGCCTGTCGGTCGCGTTCGATCTGGCGACGCATCGCGGCTATGACAGCGATCATCCGCGCGTGACCGGCGATGTCGGCAAGGCGGGGGTAGCGATCGACAGCGTTGAGGATATGAAGATCCTGTTCGACGGCATCCCGCTCGACCAGATGTCGGTCAGCATGACGATGAACGGCGCGGTGATCCCGATCCTCGCCTTTTTCATCGTCGCGGGGGAGGAGCAGGGGGTCGACAAGAGCCTGCTCGACGGGACCATTCAGAACGACATTCTGAAGGAGTTCATGGTCCGCAATACCTACATCTACCCGCCAGAGCCGTCGATGCGGGTCATCTCGGACATCTTCGCCTATACCTCCGCCAACATGCCGAAATTCAACAGCATTTCGATCTCCGGCTATCATATGCAGGAGGCCGGGGCGACGCAGGTGCAGGAGCTTGCCTTCACCATCGCCGACGGCATGGAATATGTGAAATATGGCGTCGCGTCGGGCCTCGACATCGACAAATTCGCCGGGCGGCTCTCCTTCTTCTTCGCGATCGGGATGAACTTCTTCATGGAAGTCGCGAAATTGCGGGCGGCGCGCGTGCTGTGGCATCGCGTGATGACGCAGCTGGGCGCGAAGGACGCGCGCAGCAAGATGCTGCGGACGCATTGCCAGACCAGCGGCGTGTCGCTGACCGAGCAGGACCCGTATAACAACGTCATCCGCACGACCATCGAGGCGATGGCGGCGATGCTGGGCGGGACGCAGTCGTTACACACCAACGCGCTGGATGAAGCGATCGCGCTGCCGACCGATTTCTCCGCGCGCATCGCCCGCAATACCCAGCTGGTGATCCAGGAAGAGACGGGGATGACCAATGTCGTCGATCCGCTGGGTGGCAGCTATTATGTCGAGGCGCTGACTCAGGAGCTGGTCGACAAGGCGTGGGAGATCATCGAGCGGGTCGAGGCCGAGGGCGGGATGGCCAAGGCGGTCGCCGCCGGCTGGCCCAAGGCGATGATCGAGGAGGCGAGCGTAGCCACCGCCGCGCGGATCGACCGGGGCGAGCAGGTGATCGTCGGGGTCAACAAATACCGCAAGGCGGAGGAAGACCCGATCGACATCCTCGACGTCGACAACCATGCGGTGCGCGAGGCGCAGGTGGCGCGGATCGCGAAGGTGAAGGCATCGCGTGACGAGGTGGCGTGCCGGGCGGCGCTGGATGCATTGCGCGAGGGCGCGCGCGGGGATGGCAACCTGCTCGAGCTGGCGGTCGAGGCGGCGCGGCATCGCGCGACGCTGGGCGAGATCAGCCTGGCGATGGAGGATGTGTTCGGGCGGCATGGCACGGTGCCGACGCCGGTCAAGGGCATCTATGGCGGAGCGCACGATACCGATGCGCGCTGGGCGCAGCTCAGGGAGGGCGTCGCCGCGACCGAACGGCGGCTGGGGCGCAAGCCGCGGATGATGGTCGCCAAAATGGGGCAGGACGGGCATGACCGCGGCGCCAACCTCGTTTCCTCGGTATTCGGCGATCTGGGGTTCGACGTCGTGCCGGGCCCGCTGTTCCAGACGCCGCAGGAGGCCGCCGAGCTGGCGGTAGCGGAGGATGTCGATATCGTCGGCGCATCCAGCCTGGCCGCCGGGCACAAGACGCTGATCCCGCAGATGATCGGACACCTCAAGGATGCGGGCCGACCGGACATCAAGGTGATCGCGGGCGGGGTGATCCCGGCGCAGGACTATCAGTTCCTGCGCGACGCGGGCGTGCAGGCGATTTTTGGGCCGGGCACCAACCTTGTCAAAGCGGCCGAAGAAGTGCTGACGCTGCTCGGCCATAACATGCCGCCGCAAGAGGAAGCTGCTGAATGA
- a CDS encoding acyl-CoA carboxylase subunit beta, protein MSSTIEELERRRAAARLGGGQKRIDVQHAKGKLTARERLEVLLDEGSFEELDMYVEHNCVDFGMPEQVVPGDGVVTGSGTINGRLVFVFSQDFTVFGGSLSERHAQKICKIMDMAMKVGAPVIGLNDSGGARIQEGVASLAGYAEVFQRNVLASGVVPQISLIMGPCAGGAVYSPAMTDFIFMVKDSSYMFVTGPDVVKTVTNEIVTQEELGGAVTHTTKSGVADVAFENDIEALLAARDFVDFLPASNREPVPERPCSDPWDRIEDSLDTLIPPSANQPYDMHELIRKTVDEGDFFEVQPTHAANIIIGFGRIEGRTVGIVANQPMVLAGVLDINSSKKAARFVRFCDAFEIPIVTFVDVPGFLPGVGQEHSGIIKHGAKLLFAYAEATVPKITVITRKAYGGAYDVMASKHLRGDLNYAWPTAEIAVMGAKGAVEIIFRGRTPEEIAERTAEYEARFANPFVAASKGFVDEVIMPHSTRRRIALGLRKLRGKSLENPWKKHDNIPL, encoded by the coding sequence ATGTCTTCGACGATCGAGGAACTCGAACGGCGGCGCGCCGCGGCCCGGCTGGGCGGCGGACAGAAGCGGATCGATGTGCAGCACGCCAAGGGCAAGCTGACCGCGCGCGAGCGGCTGGAGGTGCTGCTCGACGAGGGATCGTTCGAAGAGCTGGACATGTATGTCGAGCATAACTGCGTCGATTTCGGGATGCCGGAGCAGGTGGTGCCGGGCGACGGTGTGGTCACCGGTTCGGGTACGATCAACGGGCGGCTGGTGTTCGTGTTCAGCCAGGATTTTACCGTGTTCGGTGGGTCGTTGTCGGAGCGGCACGCGCAGAAGATCTGCAAGATCATGGACATGGCGATGAAGGTCGGCGCGCCGGTCATCGGCCTGAACGACAGCGGCGGCGCGCGCATTCAGGAGGGCGTCGCCTCGCTCGCCGGCTATGCCGAGGTGTTCCAGCGCAACGTGCTGGCCAGCGGCGTAGTGCCGCAGATTTCGCTGATTATGGGCCCCTGCGCAGGCGGGGCCGTCTATTCTCCCGCGATGACCGACTTCATCTTCATGGTGAAGGATTCATCGTACATGTTCGTCACCGGCCCGGATGTAGTGAAGACCGTTACCAACGAGATCGTCACGCAGGAGGAACTGGGCGGAGCTGTGACGCATACCACGAAGTCGGGCGTTGCCGATGTGGCGTTCGAGAATGATATCGAGGCGCTGCTCGCGGCGCGCGACTTCGTGGACTTCTTACCAGCCAGCAATCGCGAGCCCGTGCCCGAGCGGCCGTGCAGCGACCCGTGGGATCGCATCGAGGACAGCCTCGACACGCTGATCCCGCCGAGCGCGAACCAGCCGTACGACATGCACGAGCTGATCCGCAAAACGGTCGACGAGGGCGATTTCTTCGAGGTGCAGCCGACCCATGCGGCCAACATCATCATCGGGTTCGGGCGGATCGAGGGGCGCACCGTCGGCATCGTCGCCAACCAGCCGATGGTGCTGGCGGGCGTGCTTGACATCAATTCGTCGAAGAAAGCGGCGCGGTTCGTGCGCTTCTGCGACGCGTTCGAGATTCCGATCGTGACGTTCGTCGACGTGCCCGGGTTTCTGCCGGGTGTCGGTCAGGAGCATTCGGGCATTATCAAGCATGGCGCGAAACTGCTGTTCGCCTATGCCGAGGCGACGGTGCCGAAGATCACGGTGATTACGCGCAAGGCCTATGGCGGGGCGTATGACGTGATGGCGTCAAAGCATCTGCGTGGCGATCTGAACTATGCTTGGCCAACCGCCGAGATCGCGGTGATGGGCGCGAAGGGGGCGGTCGAGATCATCTTTCGCGGGCGCACGCCGGAGGAGATCGCGGAGCGGACTGCGGAGTATGAGGCGCGGTTCGCCAACCCGTTCGTCGCGGCGAGCAAGGGGTTTGTGGACGAGGTGATCATGCCGCATTCGACGCGGCGGCGGATCGCGCTGGGACTGCGGAAGCTGCGGGGGAAGAGCCTGGAGAATCCGTGGAAGAAGCATGATAATATTCCGCTGTGA